A window from Chitinivibrionales bacterium encodes these proteins:
- a CDS encoding AAA family ATPase, with the protein MVIVVPDKVLVALVGAAGSGKSTFAENYFLSTEIVSSDGCRAMVCDNPDNQEVSKDAFELLYHIIHKRLKNRRTTVIDATNVARRIRRHILGIAGRYGVENVIAVVFDVPRNVCVERNRKRTRRVETDVISRQIRRLHATLDGITGEGFSQVYILYSTENVVIRHMEESEETR; encoded by the coding sequence ATGGTGATTGTAGTTCCTGATAAGGTACTGGTTGCTCTGGTTGGTGCTGCGGGATCGGGGAAATCGACATTTGCAGAGAATTATTTTCTATCCACCGAAATCGTTTCTTCCGACGGCTGCCGGGCGATGGTCTGTGATAATCCCGATAATCAGGAGGTCAGCAAGGATGCCTTCGAGCTTCTGTATCATATAATCCACAAGCGCCTCAAGAATCGGCGGACAACGGTGATAGATGCCACTAATGTGGCCAGGAGAATCAGACGTCATATACTCGGGATTGCCGGGAGATATGGTGTCGAAAATGTAATTGCGGTGGTCTTTGATGTTCCCCGGAATGTCTGTGTCGAACGTAACAGAAAGCGTACCCGGCGGGTTGAAACCGATGTTATTTCCCGGCAGATCCGGCGTTTACATGCTACCCTTGACGGCATTACCGGTGAAGGGTTTTCGCAGGTGTATATTCTCTATTCGACCGAAAATGTTGTGATTCGACATATGGAAGAATCGGAGGAGACCCGATAG
- a CDS encoding single-stranded DNA-binding protein, with product MNLKSITDTLSRDVQQLQFGKPVAYVYNPLDYARRPYDLYLRRYGKAPKEILLVGMNPGPWGMAQTGIPFGEIKAVREWLGIHEEVGQPPDLHPNRPVQGFEVTRREPSGKRLWGWAMTRYG from the coding sequence ATGAATCTTAAATCAATCACCGATACCTTGAGCAGAGACGTTCAGCAGTTACAATTCGGTAAACCGGTGGCCTATGTTTATAATCCGCTCGATTATGCCCGCCGTCCCTATGATCTCTATCTCCGCCGGTATGGGAAAGCGCCAAAGGAAATACTCCTGGTAGGGATGAATCCCGGACCGTGGGGAATGGCCCAGACAGGGATTCCTTTCGGTGAAATCAAGGCGGTAAGGGAGTGGCTCGGCATACACGAAGAGGTCGGGCAACCGCCGGATCTCCACCCAAACCGTCCTGTACAGGGTTTCGAGGTCACCCGTCGGGAGCCCAGCGGGAAGCGTTTATGGGGATGGGCCATGACACGGTATGGTAT